The following proteins are encoded in a genomic region of Roseinatronobacter sp. S2:
- the putA gene encoding bifunctional proline dehydrogenase/L-glutamate gamma-semialdehyde dehydrogenase PutA yields MTTRLRPPAQITEHILRNEAQAVAAARDLAALDDDARAQITADAARLVTDIRTQAAPGLMEVFLAEYGLSTDEGIALMCLAEALLRVPDAATIDDLIEDKIAPSDWGKHLGRSSSSLVNASTWALMLTGRVLDDRSKSAAQVLRGAVKRLGEPVIRTAVGRAMKEMGRQFVLGETIDTAMTRAAKMEARGYSYSYDMLGEAARTMDDAQRYHTAYRSAIRSIGAAATGNDIRTNPGISVKLSALHPRYELAQADRVMDELVPRLRELARLAAALGMGFNIDAEEQDRLALSLDVISEVLQDPALEGWDGFGVVVQAYAPRAADVIDWLHELAQKHDRKLMVRLVKGAYWDTEIKRAQVMGLDGFPVLTQKAAADVNFIACARKLLGMTSRIYPQFATHNAHTVAAVLHLAGDMQISPLDYEFQRLHGMGESLHDLVLTRNSTRCRIYAPVGAHKDLLAYLVRRLLENGANSSFVNQIVDADVPPETVAACPFAALDALPDGRNLKLAVGPELFGTDRRNSCGWDLACQSDLSAIDTARAPHKTQHFRAAPLLAGEMVGGVRYDARNPANPADHLGEVTQAAQADVDTALAAARPWNADVATRAQVLNRAADLYEQHFGTIFAILAREAGKTQLDAVGELREAVDFLRYYALQAQNLTTPARGMFTCISPWNFPLAIFTGQIAGALAAGDSVLAKPAEQTPVIAHYAATLLHEAGVPRDVLQLLPGDGATVGAALTSDARVGGVAFTGSTETALLIRRSMAKHLSPDAPLIAETGGLNAMIVDSTALPEQAVRDILASAFQSAGQRCSALRCLYLQEDIAEDVEKMLFGAMQELRLGDPWHLTTDIGPVIDTDARDQIAAYVAQAATDGRLLHQTQAPADGYFIAPAAVRVRGIQDLTREVFGPVLHIARFRAADLDRVIDDINASGYGLTFGLHTRIDARVQHVVERVCVGNIYVNRNQIGAVVGSQPFGGEGLSGTGPKAGGPHYLHRFARAQVDHSDQHARTVPQTALQQALAAPMPPSAPLPPERELPGPTGETNRLRHAARLPVLCLGPQDEQAQAQAGAVRALGGTAVTLAGIPEGLDTLDGFSGVIFWGPEEQARGIALALAQRKGPIVPLITGAPDAGYVLLERHLCVDTTASGGNAQLLAEVGA; encoded by the coding sequence ATGACAACGCGATTGCGGCCACCGGCCCAGATTACCGAACACATACTGCGCAATGAAGCACAAGCTGTAGCCGCCGCGCGTGATCTGGCCGCGCTGGACGACGATGCACGCGCGCAAATCACCGCCGATGCAGCGCGCCTTGTCACAGATATTCGCACCCAGGCCGCCCCCGGCCTGATGGAGGTGTTTCTGGCCGAATACGGGCTTTCAACGGATGAAGGCATCGCGCTGATGTGTCTGGCCGAGGCGCTGTTGCGCGTCCCCGATGCCGCCACCATCGACGATCTGATCGAAGACAAGATCGCGCCCTCGGATTGGGGCAAGCATCTAGGGCGGTCTTCGTCCAGTCTGGTCAATGCATCGACATGGGCATTGATGTTGACAGGCCGCGTGCTGGATGACCGCAGCAAAAGCGCAGCACAGGTTTTGCGCGGGGCGGTCAAGCGGCTGGGGGAACCCGTGATCCGCACCGCAGTCGGGCGCGCCATGAAGGAAATGGGGCGCCAGTTCGTGCTGGGCGAAACCATTGACACCGCCATGACACGCGCTGCCAAGATGGAAGCCCGCGGCTACAGCTATTCCTATGACATGCTAGGCGAAGCGGCGCGCACCATGGATGATGCACAGCGTTATCACACGGCCTATCGCAGCGCCATTCGCAGCATTGGGGCTGCCGCAACCGGCAATGACATCCGCACCAATCCCGGCATTTCGGTCAAGCTGTCCGCACTGCATCCGCGCTATGAGTTGGCACAGGCAGATCGCGTCATGGACGAACTGGTGCCACGGCTGCGCGAACTGGCGCGGCTGGCGGCGGCGTTGGGCATGGGGTTCAACATCGACGCCGAAGAACAGGACCGTCTGGCGCTGTCGCTGGATGTCATCTCCGAAGTGCTGCAAGATCCCGCACTGGAAGGCTGGGACGGGTTCGGCGTCGTCGTGCAGGCCTATGCCCCGCGCGCAGCCGATGTGATAGACTGGTTGCATGAACTGGCCCAAAAGCATGACCGCAAATTGATGGTCCGGCTGGTCAAAGGGGCGTATTGGGATACCGAAATCAAGCGCGCGCAAGTCATGGGGCTGGACGGGTTTCCGGTGCTAACCCAAAAAGCGGCGGCGGATGTCAATTTCATTGCCTGTGCACGCAAACTGCTGGGCATGACGTCACGGATATATCCGCAATTTGCCACCCATAATGCCCACACGGTCGCTGCCGTTTTGCACCTTGCCGGTGACATGCAGATCAGCCCGCTAGACTATGAGTTCCAGCGCCTGCATGGCATGGGCGAGTCGCTGCACGATCTGGTCCTGACGCGCAACAGCACACGCTGCCGCATTTATGCGCCTGTCGGCGCACATAAGGATTTGTTGGCCTATCTGGTCCGGCGGCTGTTGGAAAACGGTGCAAATTCGTCATTCGTGAACCAGATTGTCGATGCGGATGTGCCCCCCGAAACCGTAGCAGCCTGCCCGTTTGCGGCACTGGATGCACTGCCCGACGGACGCAACCTGAAGCTTGCGGTCGGGCCGGAATTGTTTGGCACGGACCGTCGCAATTCATGCGGTTGGGATCTGGCCTGCCAGTCTGATCTGTCGGCGATCGATACTGCACGCGCCCCCCATAAAACACAGCATTTCCGTGCCGCGCCACTGCTTGCGGGCGAAATGGTCGGGGGCGTGCGCTATGACGCGCGCAATCCGGCCAATCCCGCCGATCATCTGGGCGAGGTGACACAGGCCGCGCAAGCCGATGTCGATACCGCGCTGGCAGCCGCGCGCCCGTGGAATGCGGATGTTGCCACGCGTGCGCAAGTGCTGAACCGCGCCGCTGATTTATATGAACAGCATTTCGGCACCATCTTTGCCATTCTGGCGCGCGAAGCTGGCAAGACCCAGCTTGATGCGGTGGGCGAGTTGCGCGAGGCAGTGGATTTCCTGCGCTACTATGCGTTGCAGGCACAAAACCTGACCACGCCCGCGCGCGGCATGTTCACCTGTATAAGCCCCTGGAATTTCCCGCTGGCCATTTTCACAGGCCAGATCGCGGGCGCGCTGGCCGCAGGCGATTCCGTGTTGGCCAAACCTGCTGAGCAAACACCCGTCATTGCGCATTACGCAGCAACCCTGCTGCATGAAGCGGGCGTGCCGCGCGATGTGTTGCAATTGCTGCCCGGTGACGGGGCCACCGTGGGCGCGGCGCTGACATCTGATGCGCGCGTGGGTGGTGTGGCCTTCACCGGTTCTACTGAAACCGCGCTGCTGATCCGGCGGTCAATGGCAAAACATCTGTCGCCAGATGCACCGCTGATTGCGGAAACCGGCGGGCTGAATGCCATGATCGTGGACAGCACGGCCCTGCCGGAACAGGCGGTGCGTGACATTCTGGCGTCTGCGTTTCAATCGGCAGGCCAGCGATGCTCGGCGCTGCGCTGCCTGTATCTGCAAGAAGACATCGCCGAGGATGTCGAAAAAATGCTGTTCGGGGCGATGCAGGAATTGCGCCTTGGCGATCCCTGGCACCTGACAACCGATATCGGACCGGTCATCGACACGGACGCCCGCGACCAGATTGCGGCCTATGTGGCACAGGCCGCCACTGATGGGCGCTTGCTGCATCAGACGCAGGCACCCGCAGACGGGTATTTCATCGCGCCAGCGGCAGTGCGTGTGCGCGGCATTCAGGACCTGACGCGCGAAGTGTTCGGGCCGGTTTTGCACATTGCACGCTTTCGCGCGGCCGATCTGGACCGCGTGATTGATGACATCAACGCCAGCGGCTACGGCTTGACCTTCGGGCTGCATACCCGGATTGACGCGCGCGTGCAGCATGTGGTCGAACGCGTGTGCGTCGGCAATATCTATGTCAATCGTAACCAAATCGGCGCAGTGGTGGGCAGCCAGCCATTTGGGGGTGAAGGGCTGTCAGGCACCGGGCCAAAAGCGGGCGGGCCACATTACCTGCACCGTTTCGCACGCGCACAAGTGGATCATTCCGACCAACACGCCCGGACTGTGCCACAAACTGCGCTGCAACAGGCACTGGCAGCGCCGATGCCACCCAGCGCGCCCCTGCCCCCCGAACGCGAACTGCCCGGCCCCACGGGCGAGACGAACCGCTTGCGCCACGCCGCGCGCCTGCCTGTCCTGTGCCTTGGGCCGCAGGACGAACAGGCGCAGGCACAAGCAGGCGCCGTGCGCGCACTTGGCGGGACTGCCGTTACACTTGCCGGCATCCCCGAAGGGCTGGACACACTGGACGGGTTTTCAGGGGTAATTTTCTGGGGACCGGAAGAACAGGCACGCGGCATTGCCCTTGCCCTTGCCCAACGCAAAGGCCCAATTGTGCCGCTGATCACGGGCGCGCCGGATGCAGGCTATGTCTTGCTTGAACGTCACCTTTGCGTGGACACCACAGCATCGGGGGGCAATGCGCAACTGCTGGCGGAAGTCGGCGCATAG
- the ispG gene encoding flavodoxin-dependent (E)-4-hydroxy-3-methylbut-2-enyl-diphosphate synthase, translating into MDHNHIRPWRNIERRKSRQIMVGNVPVGGGAPISVQTMTNTDSGDAPATIRQVLACAEAGADIVRVSVPDTNASRALREVVRESPVPIVADIHFHYKRGIEAAEAGAACLRINPGNIGDASRVRDVIKAARDHGCSIRIGVNAGSLEKHLLEKYGEPCPDAMIESGLEHIRILQDNDFHDFKISVKASDVFMSAAAYMGLAEATDAPIHLGITEAGGLVSGTVKSAIGLGNLLWMGIGDTIRVSLSADPVEEVKIGYEILKSLGLRHRGVSIISCPSCARQGFDVIKTVSALEDRLAHIKTPISLSIIGCVVNGPGEALMTDVGFTGGGAGSGMVYLAGKQSHKLSNADMIDHIVEQVERRAAELDDLKAREQAAE; encoded by the coding sequence ATGGATCACAACCATATTCGCCCATGGCGTAACATTGAGCGGCGCAAGTCGCGGCAGATCATGGTTGGCAATGTGCCGGTTGGTGGCGGTGCCCCGATCAGTGTCCAGACCATGACGAACACGGATTCCGGCGATGCGCCCGCCACCATCAGGCAGGTTCTTGCCTGCGCCGAGGCGGGGGCAGACATTGTGCGGGTTTCTGTGCCCGATACCAATGCCAGCCGCGCCCTGCGCGAGGTGGTGCGCGAAAGCCCTGTGCCCATCGTGGCCGATATCCACTTTCACTATAAACGCGGGATTGAAGCTGCCGAAGCGGGCGCTGCCTGTCTGCGCATCAATCCCGGCAATATTGGCGATGCAAGCCGCGTGCGCGATGTGATCAAGGCCGCGCGCGATCATGGCTGTTCCATCCGCATCGGGGTGAATGCCGGATCACTTGAAAAACATTTGCTGGAAAAATATGGCGAGCCTTGCCCCGATGCCATGATCGAAAGCGGGCTGGAGCATATTCGTATTCTTCAGGACAATGACTTTCATGATTTCAAGATCAGCGTGAAGGCATCAGATGTGTTCATGTCAGCGGCTGCCTATATGGGGCTGGCAGAAGCAACCGATGCGCCCATCCATCTGGGTATCACCGAAGCGGGCGGTCTGGTTTCAGGCACGGTCAAATCGGCCATCGGGCTGGGCAATCTTCTTTGGATGGGTATTGGCGACACGATCCGCGTGTCCCTGTCCGCTGATCCGGTCGAAGAGGTGAAGATCGGCTATGAAATACTGAAATCCCTTGGGCTGCGTCACCGTGGGGTCAGCATTATTTCCTGCCCGTCCTGCGCGCGGCAAGGCTTTGACGTGATCAAGACCGTTTCCGCATTGGAAGACCGGCTGGCCCATATAAAAACCCCGATCAGCCTGTCGATTATCGGCTGCGTCGTCAACGGCCCGGGCGAAGCGCTGATGACCGATGTCGGCTTTACCGGCGGCGGGGCAGGGTCCGGTATGGTGTATCTGGCGGGCAAACAAAGTCACAAACTGTCAAACGCCGACATGATCGACCATATCGTCGAGCAGGTGGAACGCCGCGCAGCCGAACTGGACGACCTGAAAGCGCGCGAGCAGGCCGCAGAATAG
- a CDS encoding helix-turn-helix domain-containing protein: MKWFGSKPELEAETQSGAVGFDDFEVRLGDLMRGERATMGKSLLDVQRELHIRATYISAIEAGDLSAFEATSFVAGYVRSYSRYLGMDPDWCYAKFCAETNFSISPDLQKALAPKRPNVPINRDFQPGLLSRTRLAAEPEPFWRRLDMAALGSITVLLALIVGLGYGGWTVLKEVQRVNLVPADQPPDVMADLDPVMSGAASPRIADAGEDDLRIGREESIVANAQGVVRAYRPEALDEPVMVSRDGPIAAINPREGESASDGMDQTRSAIDRALADASGGIVPQTDGLDTAEVRVTRDGPPQVEVLAVRPSWIRVRSADGTVLFERILDAGERYVVPQSEEPPILRAGNSGSVYMLVDGQPFGPTAPGAQVVDQVRLSPDAVSERFAAADLSGDSELLNFIDFAEAAD, from the coding sequence ATGAAGTGGTTTGGCAGCAAACCCGAGCTTGAGGCTGAAACACAGTCTGGCGCTGTGGGCTTTGATGATTTCGAGGTACGACTTGGCGATCTGATGCGTGGCGAACGCGCCACCATGGGCAAGTCCTTGCTGGATGTTCAACGAGAGTTGCACATCCGCGCGACGTATATTTCGGCAATCGAGGCGGGCGATCTTTCAGCGTTCGAGGCAACGAGCTTCGTCGCTGGGTATGTCCGGTCCTATTCGCGCTATCTGGGGATGGACCCGGATTGGTGCTACGCAAAATTCTGCGCCGAGACGAATTTTTCGATCAGCCCGGATTTGCAAAAGGCGCTGGCGCCCAAACGTCCGAATGTGCCGATCAATCGCGATTTCCAGCCCGGTCTGTTGTCACGCACAAGGCTGGCCGCCGAACCCGAGCCGTTCTGGCGTCGTTTGGATATGGCGGCCTTGGGGTCCATTACTGTCCTTCTGGCGCTGATTGTGGGGCTTGGATATGGCGGGTGGACCGTGCTGAAGGAAGTTCAGCGCGTTAACCTTGTTCCGGCGGATCAACCCCCAGATGTTATGGCAGATCTTGACCCCGTCATGAGTGGTGCCGCATCCCCCCGCATTGCGGATGCTGGCGAAGATGACCTGCGCATCGGGCGCGAAGAATCGATTGTAGCCAATGCACAGGGTGTTGTGCGCGCATATCGCCCCGAAGCGTTGGATGAACCGGTTATGGTGTCGCGTGATGGCCCGATTGCGGCCATAAACCCCCGCGAAGGGGAATCGGCATCCGATGGAATGGACCAGACGCGCAGCGCGATCGACCGCGCCTTGGCCGACGCATCGGGGGGGATTGTTCCGCAGACTGACGGTCTGGATACCGCCGAGGTGCGTGTCACCCGTGACGGACCACCCCAGGTCGAGGTTCTGGCCGTGCGGCCAAGCTGGATTCGCGTGCGCTCGGCCGATGGAACTGTGTTGTTCGAGCGTATTCTGGACGCTGGCGAACGCTATGTCGTGCCACAATCCGAAGAACCGCCAATCCTGCGGGCTGGCAATTCGGGTTCTGTTTATATGCTTGTGGACGGACAACCCTTCGGGCCGACAGCGCCCGGCGCACAAGTGGTCGATCAGGTCAGGCTATCACCCGATGCAGTGTCCGAACGCTTCGCTGCGGCAGACCTGAGCGGGGATAGCGAATTGTTAAATTTCATTGATTTCGCGGAAGCCGCAGACTGA
- the hemA gene encoding 5-aminolevulinate synthase codes for MNYNAALDTAIQRLHDEGRYRTFIDIERRQGQFPHAMWTRPDGEQQEIVVWCGNDYLGMGQNPVVLQAMREALDATGAGSGGTRNISGTTVYHKRLEASLADLHGKEAALVFTSAYIANDATLSTLPKLFPGLIIYSDALNHASMIEGVRRNGGAKRIFRHNDVAHLRELLEADDPAAPKLIAFESIYSMDGDFGPIKEICHLADEFGALTYIDEVHAVGMYGPRGAGVCERDGLMHRIDIINGTLAKAYGVMGGYIAASAKMCDAVRSYAPGFIFTTSIPPAVAAGAVASVEYLKTAQYLRDKQQENARILKMRLRGLGLPIIDHGSHIVPVHVGHPVHCKAISDMLLSQHGIYVQPINFPTVPRGTERLRFTPSPVHKPRMIDDLVRAMDGMWAHCALNRAEISA; via the coding sequence TTGAACTACAACGCCGCGCTCGATACCGCCATTCAAAGGCTTCATGATGAAGGTCGCTACCGGACTTTCATCGATATCGAACGCCGTCAGGGCCAGTTTCCACACGCGATGTGGACCCGCCCGGATGGCGAACAACAGGAAATCGTTGTCTGGTGTGGCAATGATTATCTGGGTATGGGCCAAAACCCGGTTGTGTTGCAGGCAATGCGTGAAGCGCTTGATGCGACGGGCGCGGGTTCGGGTGGCACGCGGAATATCTCCGGCACGACAGTATATCACAAGCGGCTGGAAGCCTCGCTTGCCGATCTGCATGGCAAAGAAGCGGCGCTGGTGTTTACCTCGGCGTATATCGCCAATGATGCCACGCTCTCGACCTTGCCGAAGCTGTTTCCCGGCCTGATCATCTATTCTGACGCGCTGAACCACGCCTCCATGATCGAAGGGGTGCGCCGCAATGGTGGTGCCAAGCGAATTTTCCGTCACAACGATGTCGCGCATCTGCGCGAGTTGCTGGAAGCCGATGACCCTGCCGCGCCCAAGCTGATCGCGTTCGAATCGATTTATTCGATGGACGGGGATTTTGGCCCGATCAAGGAAATCTGCCATCTTGCTGATGAATTCGGTGCGCTGACCTATATCGACGAGGTGCACGCAGTGGGCATGTATGGCCCGCGCGGTGCGGGCGTGTGTGAACGTGACGGGCTGATGCACCGGATCGACATTATCAACGGCACACTTGCCAAGGCATATGGCGTGATGGGCGGCTATATCGCGGCCTCTGCCAAGATGTGCGATGCGGTGCGGTCCTATGCGCCGGGGTTCATTTTCACGACGTCGATTCCGCCCGCAGTGGCAGCGGGGGCGGTTGCCTCTGTCGAATACCTGAAGACTGCACAATATTTGCGCGACAAGCAGCAGGAAAACGCACGCATTCTGAAAATGCGCCTGCGGGGGCTGGGCCTGCCGATCATTGACCATGGCAGCCATATCGTGCCTGTGCATGTCGGGCACCCTGTGCACTGCAAGGCAATATCGGATATGTTGTTGTCACAACACGGAATTTATGTGCAGCCGATTAACTTTCCGACAGTGCCGCGCGGAACGGAACGCCTGCGCTTCACCCCGTCGCCAGTGCACAAGCCGCGCATGATCGATGACCTTGTTCGTGCAATGGACGGAATGTGGGCGCATTGTGCGCTAAATCGTGCCGAAATATCTGCCTGA
- a CDS encoding M20/M25/M40 family metallo-hydrolase, whose protein sequence is MAPDLNKVLEQIDQDLPNALERLQDLLRIPSISTDPAFAPDVDRAAQWLVNDLNTLGFSARKDETSGHPMVIATGGAADAAHLLFYGHYDVQPVDPLNLWDRDPFDPVIEDTPNGKVIRGRGASDDKGQLMTFVEACRAWLKVHGSLPVQLTFCLEGEEESGSPSLVPYLEANRDALRADLALICDTGLFDAQTPAVTTMLRGLLGEEIIIHGPARDLHSGSFGGAAMNPARVLARILADLHDDQGRITVPGFYDDVPELPDNLRAQWDGLGFDADAFLGSVGLKHPAGEAGRSALEMIWSRPTCEINGMNAGYTGAGFKTVLPAQASAKVSFRLVGQQDPHKLRAAFRDFVRARIPADCRVEFLDHGASPASVMETSHPAFEAARAALTDEWPKPAAFVGAGGSIPIAGYFKSILGMDSMLIGFSKDDDQIHSPNEKYDLDSFHRGIRSWARIIDAVSKT, encoded by the coding sequence ATGGCACCCGACCTGAACAAGGTTCTGGAACAGATTGACCAGGACCTGCCCAACGCGCTTGAGCGGCTGCAAGATTTGCTGCGCATCCCGTCCATTTCCACCGACCCCGCCTTCGCGCCCGATGTAGACCGCGCCGCGCAGTGGCTGGTTAACGACCTGAACACACTTGGCTTTTCTGCCCGAAAGGATGAAACGTCAGGTCATCCGATGGTTATCGCAACAGGCGGGGCAGCAGACGCCGCGCATTTGCTGTTTTACGGCCATTATGATGTGCAGCCGGTTGACCCGCTGAACCTGTGGGACCGCGACCCTTTCGATCCGGTGATCGAGGATACACCCAACGGAAAAGTGATCCGCGGGCGCGGCGCATCGGACGACAAGGGCCAGTTGATGACCTTCGTGGAAGCCTGCCGTGCGTGGCTGAAGGTTCACGGGTCACTTCCCGTGCAACTGACCTTTTGTCTGGAAGGGGAGGAAGAAAGCGGATCGCCTTCGCTTGTGCCCTATCTGGAAGCGAACCGCGACGCGCTGCGCGCCGATCTGGCGCTGATATGTGACACAGGGCTGTTTGATGCACAAACCCCTGCCGTCACAACCATGTTGCGCGGCCTTCTGGGGGAAGAAATCATCATTCACGGCCCCGCGCGTGACTTGCATTCGGGGTCATTTGGCGGCGCGGCAATGAACCCCGCGCGCGTTCTGGCCCGCATTCTGGCCGATCTGCACGACGATCAGGGCCGGATTACGGTTCCGGGCTTTTACGATGATGTTCCCGAACTGCCTGACAATCTGCGGGCGCAATGGGATGGTCTGGGCTTTGACGCGGATGCGTTTCTGGGGTCCGTCGGGCTGAAACACCCCGCGGGCGAGGCCGGACGCAGCGCGCTGGAAATGATCTGGTCGCGCCCGACATGCGAAATCAACGGCATGAACGCGGGCTATACCGGGGCGGGGTTCAAAACCGTGTTGCCTGCGCAGGCTTCGGCCAAGGTCAGCTTCCGTCTGGTGGGGCAGCAAGACCCGCATAAACTGCGTGCAGCCTTCCGTGATTTCGTGCGCGCCCGCATTCCAGCCGATTGCCGCGTGGAATTTCTGGATCACGGCGCATCGCCCGCATCCGTGATGGAAACCAGCCACCCCGCATTTGAAGCCGCGCGTGCGGCCCTCACAGATGAATGGCCCAAACCCGCCGCGTTCGTCGGTGCGGGCGGGTCGATTCCGATCGCAGGCTATTTCAAGTCCATCTTGGGTATGGATTCCATGCTGATCGGCTTTTCCAAGGATGATGACCAGATACACTCGCCAAATGAAAAGTATGATCTGGACAGCTTTCATCGTGGAATAAGATCATGGGCGCGCATTATCGATGCGGTTTCAAAGACCTGA
- the cobS gene encoding cobaltochelatase subunit CobS has product MTAPLKPTEEIHVRDVFGIDSDMTVKGFAEATDRVPALDPTYKFDPDTTLAILAGFAYNRRVMVQGYHGTGKSTHIEQIAARLNWPAVRVNLDSHISRIDLIGKDAIKLKDGVQVTEFQEGILPWALRNPVAIVFDEYDAGRPDVMFVIQRVLEHDGKLTLLDQNEIITPHPSFRLFATANTVGLGDTTGLYHGVQQINQAQMDRWSLVATLNYLSHDAETAIVLSKNPAYNTAKGRQEISQMVTVADLTRTAFMNGDLSTVMSPRTVINWAENARIFRSIGYAFRLSFLNKCDELERQTVAEFYQRCFDEELPESAVSMALG; this is encoded by the coding sequence ATGACGGCACCATTGAAACCGACCGAAGAAATCCATGTGCGGGATGTTTTCGGCATTGACAGTGACATGACGGTCAAGGGCTTTGCCGAGGCAACAGACCGCGTGCCCGCGCTGGACCCGACCTATAAATTCGACCCAGACACAACATTGGCCATCCTTGCGGGCTTTGCCTATAACCGCCGCGTCATGGTGCAGGGCTATCACGGCACGGGCAAATCAACCCATATCGAACAAATTGCAGCGCGGCTGAACTGGCCTGCGGTGCGGGTGAACCTAGACAGCCATATCAGCCGGATCGACCTGATCGGCAAGGACGCGATCAAGCTGAAGGATGGCGTGCAGGTCACCGAGTTTCAGGAAGGCATCCTGCCTTGGGCATTGCGCAATCCGGTTGCGATTGTGTTTGACGAATACGATGCAGGCCGCCCTGACGTGATGTTCGTGATCCAGCGCGTGCTGGAACATGATGGCAAGCTGACCCTGCTGGACCAGAATGAAATCATCACCCCGCACCCGTCCTTCCGGTTGTTTGCCACCGCAAACACCGTGGGGCTGGGCGACACAACGGGTCTGTATCACGGTGTGCAACAGATTAATCAGGCGCAGATGGACCGCTGGTCGCTGGTCGCGACACTGAATTATCTAAGCCATGACGCGGAAACAGCCATCGTTCTATCCAAGAACCCGGCCTATAACACGGCCAAGGGGCGTCAGGAAATCAGCCAGATGGTGACGGTCGCGGACCTGACGCGCACTGCATTCATGAATGGTGACCTGTCGACGGTCATGTCGCCGCGCACCGTTATCAACTGGGCTGAAAATGCGCGCATTTTCCGGTCCATCGGGTATGCCTTCAGGCTGTCTTTCCTGAACAAATGCGACGAGCTGGAGCGCCAGACCGTGGCGGAGTTCTACCAGCGCTGCTTTGACGAGGAATTGCCCGAGTCCGCTGTCAGCATGGCGCTTGGCTAG
- a CDS encoding methyl-accepting chemotaxis protein — MKDSGQTDHPIKQRITLDAISAQSNEAAHHARRSVANISKITVQMKMLAINAKIEAARAGQIGRGFSVVADEVAAVGAEINAIAQDVQAQLSRRLADLNALVAAMERESTGDRLIDLAFTAVDTIDRNLYERTCDVRWWATDSAFVSALANPEAPTLGRATKRLGVILDAYNIYIDLWIADRNGRILANARPTEFNVTGKSVSDLPWFCATLKQASGDEFTAGEVEVVRSGFLSGRETISYACTIRENGDKRGRILGVMATNFDWQSQANSIVGSLRMDDTMRKRNTRALLIDRHHRVIAASDGMGVLTEKVIIPDGMDQKSGYYISGSKLICFHTTEGFETYAGLGWKGVVMQDIA; from the coding sequence GTGAAAGACAGCGGACAGACAGATCACCCCATCAAGCAACGCATCACGCTGGACGCGATTTCCGCGCAAAGCAACGAAGCGGCACATCATGCCAGACGAAGCGTTGCCAATATCAGTAAGATCACCGTCCAAATGAAAATGCTGGCAATCAATGCCAAGATCGAAGCCGCAAGGGCCGGTCAGATCGGGCGTGGTTTTTCGGTGGTCGCCGACGAAGTTGCCGCCGTCGGTGCAGAAATAAATGCGATCGCACAGGATGTTCAGGCACAACTGTCCCGCAGGCTTGCCGATCTCAACGCACTTGTCGCGGCGATGGAGCGGGAAAGCACAGGCGACAGGTTGATTGACCTTGCCTTCACCGCTGTCGACACGATTGACCGCAATCTGTACGAGCGAACCTGCGATGTCCGTTGGTGGGCCACAGACTCCGCTTTTGTATCGGCCCTGGCCAATCCTGAAGCGCCAACACTGGGCCGCGCGACAAAACGCCTTGGCGTCATTCTGGATGCTTACAACATCTACATTGATTTATGGATTGCAGATCGCAATGGTCGCATTCTGGCCAATGCGCGGCCCACAGAATTCAATGTCACAGGCAAATCAGTCAGCGACCTGCCATGGTTTTGCGCAACACTGAAGCAAGCGTCCGGCGATGAATTCACCGCGGGCGAGGTTGAGGTTGTTCGCTCGGGCTTTCTGTCGGGCAGGGAAACCATTTCCTATGCATGCACCATCCGCGAGAATGGCGACAAACGCGGGCGCATCCTGGGCGTCATGGCAACCAACTTCGATTGGCAATCACAAGCGAATTCGATTGTCGGTTCCCTGCGCATGGATGACACCATGCGGAAGCGGAACACACGCGCCCTTTTGATCGATCGTCACCACAGGGTTATCGCTGCTTCGGACGGGATGGGCGTGCTAACCGAGAAGGTGATCATCCCTGACGGAATGGACCAGAAATCAGGCTACTATATCTCAGGGAGCAAGCTAATCTGCTTCCATACAACCGAAGGGTTTGAAACTTACGCAGGGCTTGGCTGGAAGGGTGTTGTCATGCAGGATATTGCCTGA